The Aspergillus nidulans FGSC A4 chromosome VIII genome contains the following window.
GCTCGCATTTGACACACCAACATGCGAGATTGACATAGTTGCCTGATACGCATAAGTGGCCGGAAAAGGTATCCTTTTGGCGCGCCACAAGGAGTAGGTGGGGATGGGAAGTTATTAGTCTGCAGAGGACTATGGGTGCTGTGGGGATTGGTGAAATGCCATCTATGAGCCTATGGTTGTATAATACTGTACAGGATAGATACCCATTTGGAACGTGCTGTTTGCGGCACTAtatttctcttttctatACGGATGTGCCGTACCTGGGTTTGATCCCGTACTAAACAGGTCATATTATGCAATTGTCGTCATCATGGTTTGTCCCGTTCGTTGAAGGTAGATAAAAGAGGGCATAGTTGAAACCCAGGTTGGCGTGTTCCAGCGGGAAGCGTACCCAGCACAGCTACACAGCTACAACTGGGCCCGGCTTCACTCTAGTTCATGATCGTCTCTCCAGCTGCGCACTGGGAAACCAGAACCTTGAGCAGAAACAGGGTTTTCTATATTCATCGCGTGTATTGCTTCTGCAACAACTTCGCGATCGTCTGCAGCTGGATGTTACTCGTTCCCTCGTAAATTGCTCCGATCTTGCTATCACGGAACATCTTCTCCGCGATGCCCTCGCGGACGAAGCCCATGCCGCCCATCCACTCGACAGCCGAGCCAGCAACGCGGCCGGCTACCTGTGAGGCGTAAAGCTTGGCCATAGCGGCGTCCTGAACGAAATCCTGACCCGCTTCCTTCTTGCGAGCCGCATTGTAGACGAGGGCGCGGGCGGCGGCAATCTCAGTGTAGGCTTGCGCGATCTGGTGCTGCATGCCTTGGAACTCTCCAACAAGTTGCCCAAATTGTCGGCGGTCGTTCCAGACGTATCTGTAAATTTTGTTAGCGGCTTTGTCTTTCGCAGCCATTTGGAGTGAATATGTGGTGATTGTAGCAGACTTACTTTGCAGCATTTTCCCATGCCCCTAGTGCCAAACCGGTCATCTGAGCAGCAATGCCGATACGTCCTTCGTTGAGTAAACCAATGGCATATTTATAACCCTGGCCTTCCTCACCAAGAAGGTTACCCTTAGGGATGACAACGTCATCGAAGTTGAGCACGCAGgtgctgctggccttgatgccgagcttcttctccttcttcgcaaTAGAGAATCCGGGGGTGTCCTTCTCAACAATGAAGGCAGTAATACCCTTGTACCCCTTGCTGGGATTCAGGTtggcgaagacgatgaagacacCTGCCTCCATGGAGTTGGTAATCCACATCTTGGATCCGTTCAATTTATACCCGTCTGCCGTCTTCTCGGCCTTTGTCTGGAGGGCAAAGGCATCTGAGCCAGAGACAGGCTCGGAGAGACAGAAGGAGCCAACCGTGCCGGTAGCCAGCTTTGGCAGCCACGTCCGTTGGACCTGGGCGTCACCCCACTTGATGAATGCAGTGTTGACAAGAGTGTTGTGAACATCAACCAGGACACTGACGCTAGGGTCGACACGAGCAAGTTCCTCAATAGCCACAATCGCCGCTGTGAAGTTCATGCCTGCACCACCGAATTCTTCGGGGATCTCAATGCCCATGATACCTTGCTCGAATAGGTGCTCTACCAGAGCGGGGTCCATAGTCTCTGCTTCATCCATCTCCCGCACTTTCGGGCcaatctgctcctcagcaaaTTTGGACACTGTCTCGGCCATCATTGACTCGGTTTCGGAAAGGTGTGTGATTGGCGTCGGCGTGAGGCCGGTCAGATCGGCTTCCCGCCGGCGACATGTAGTAGAGAATGCATAAGTGCTGTTGAAGTGACAGATTAGCAATCAGTTATAATAAATGTCATTGTCATGACTGA
Protein-coding sequences here:
- a CDS encoding protein scdA (transcript_id=CADANIAT00001836); translation: MTMASITRVLRPLSRTVPSLRPAAIRPLASRPLQSTYAFSTTCRRREADLTGLTPTPITHLSETESMMAETVSKFAEEQIGPKVREMDEAETMDPALVEHLFEQGIMGIEIPEEFGGAGMNFTAAIVAIEELARVDPSVSVLVDVHNTLVNTAFIKWGDAQVQRTWLPKLATGTVGSFCLSEPVSGSDAFALQTKAEKTADGYKLNGSKMWITNSMEAGVFIVFANLNPSKGYKGITAFIVEKDTPGFSIAKKEKKLGIKASSTCVLNFDDVVIPKGNLLGEEGQGYKYAIGLLNEGRIGIAAQMTGLALGAWENAAKYVWNDRRQFGQLVGEFQGMQHQIAQAYTEIAAARALVYNAARKKEAGQDFVQDAAMAKLYASQVAGRVAGSAVEWMGGMGFVREGIAEKMFRDSKIGAIYEGTSNIQLQTIAKLLQKQYTR